In one window of Niallia sp. Man26 DNA:
- a CDS encoding FtsW/RodA/SpoVE family cell cycle protein → MGKTFLRRLDKPILCIIIIFSILSILFIHSSEGIQYGVQNFALKQGISYLLGFVLLLVVAYLDADRFERIAWPFYLLGLAAIMLLPLMPSSIAPSILGAKRWYSFPLLGSIQPSEFFKIALLLAVSRLAYKHNLVYLDRTVWTDFLLIGKILIVTIIPSLFVYQQPDTGMVVLYLAGSATVLFISGINKKMLVAAVILPAAAVTFLMYIYFQHSSILFDQLIPMLKPHQQERILGWLAPEEYTDNAYQTKKAILAVGSGELKGNGIGNNKVYIPEKHTDFIFATIAEEGGFIAASVIIVLFFLLMSQMAIIGHRAETSFELYVCFGLMAMYCLQIFQNIGMTVGMMPVKGISLPLLSYGGSSLLSNMIFLGIILSIRKPYRKYMFEIK, encoded by the coding sequence GGTAAGACATTTTTAAGGAGATTGGATAAGCCGATATTATGTATCATTATAATATTTAGTATCCTCAGCATCCTATTTATTCACAGCAGCGAAGGGATCCAGTATGGTGTTCAAAATTTTGCGCTTAAGCAGGGAATCAGTTATTTACTAGGGTTTGTATTGTTGCTGGTAGTTGCGTATTTGGATGCAGACCGGTTTGAGAGAATTGCTTGGCCCTTTTATTTACTAGGACTTGCCGCAATTATGTTATTGCCTCTTATGCCGTCAAGTATTGCTCCATCCATCTTAGGAGCAAAACGGTGGTACAGTTTTCCGCTATTAGGGTCAATACAGCCTTCGGAGTTTTTTAAAATTGCTTTGCTGCTAGCTGTGTCCCGGTTAGCTTATAAACATAATCTTGTATACTTGGATCGTACAGTTTGGACAGACTTCCTGCTGATTGGTAAAATCCTGATTGTTACCATAATTCCATCCTTGTTTGTTTACCAGCAGCCTGATACAGGAATGGTTGTGCTGTATTTGGCAGGAAGTGCAACAGTGTTATTTATATCCGGGATAAACAAAAAAATGCTCGTGGCAGCTGTGATTCTCCCTGCTGCGGCTGTTACTTTTTTAATGTATATATATTTCCAACATTCTTCTATTCTCTTCGATCAATTAATACCGATGTTAAAACCTCATCAGCAGGAGCGGATTTTAGGCTGGCTTGCACCAGAAGAATATACAGATAATGCCTATCAGACGAAAAAGGCTATACTAGCCGTTGGAAGCGGAGAGCTTAAGGGCAACGGAATAGGCAATAATAAAGTGTATATTCCAGAGAAGCATACAGATTTCATCTTTGCCACAATTGCGGAAGAAGGAGGCTTTATTGCAGCTTCTGTAATCATTGTATTGTTTTTTCTCTTAATGTCTCAAATGGCTATAATTGGCCACAGAGCAGAGACATCATTTGAACTTTATGTATGCTTTGGTTTAATGGCAATGTATTGCCTGCAAATCTTTCAAAATATCGGAATGACGGTTGGCATGATGCCAGTTAAAGGAATATCTCTCCCTTTACTATCATATGGAGGAAGCTCCTTGCTTTCCAATATGATTTTTCTAGGAATCATATTATCCATTC